A window of the Lactuca sativa cultivar Salinas chromosome 7, Lsat_Salinas_v11, whole genome shotgun sequence genome harbors these coding sequences:
- the LOC128127450 gene encoding xyloglucan endotransglucosylase protein 1-like, producing the protein MAKSNSNLCAVVLLISILIVAASAGSFYDDMDISFGGERAKILNGGQDLSLSLDQYSGSGFQSKHEYLFGRFDMQLKLVPGNSAGTVTTFYLSSQGAGHDEIDFEFLGNSTGNPYTIHTNVYSQGKGNKEQQFHLWFDPTAAFHTYTIVWNSLRIIFLIDNIPVRVFNNNDAAGVPFPKSQPMRVYASLWNADDWATQGGRVKTDWTNAPFTALYRKFNANAKKVGPNSVSTSSINDNQSWSTQGLDAAGRNRIRWVQTKHMIYNYCNDRKRFPNGISAECKTSRFL; encoded by the exons ATGGCAAAGTCGAACTCTAATCTTTGTGCAGTTGTTCTTTTAATATCAATTCTAATAGTAGCAGCATCAGCAGGGAGTTTTTACGATGACATGGACATCAGTTTTGGGGGTGAACGTGCTAAAATTCTGAATGGAGGTCAGGATCTTTCACTTTCACTCGACCAATACTCTGGATCGGGTTTCCAGTCGAAGCACGAGTACCTGTTTGGAAGGTTCGACATGCAACTCAAACTAGTACCAGGCAATTCTGCTGGCACCGTCACCACATTCTAC TTGTCATCACAAGGTGCGGGTCACGATGAGATCGACTTCGAGTTCTTGGGCAACTCCACGGGAAACCCTTACACAATTCACACCAATGTGTATTCACAAGGGAAAGGAAACAAAGAACAGCAGTTCCACCTTTGGTTTGACCCTACTGCAGCCTTCCACACCTATACCATCGTATGGAACAGTCTAAGAATTAT TTTCTTGATAGATAACATACCAGTAAGGGTGTTCAATAACAATGATGCTGCTGGAGTCCCATTTCCCAAGAGCCAACCCATGAGGGTTTATGCCAGCCTATGGAACGCGGATGACTGGGCAACCCAAGGTGGGCGTGTGAAGACTGACTGGACTAATGCGCCTTTCACCGCGTTATACAGGAAATTCAATGCCAATGCCAAAAAAGTTGGTCCCAATTCAGTATCTACAAGCTCAATAAATGATAACCAGTCATGGAGTACCCAAGGACTTGATGCAGCTGGCCGAAATAGGATCCGATGGGTGCAAACCAAGCACATGATCTACAACTACTGCAACGACCGCAAACGGTTTcccaatggtatttcagcggaatGCAAGACCTCTAGATTCCTTTAA
- the LOC128127344 gene encoding xyloglucan endotransglucosylase protein 1-like — protein MAKSNSNLCAVVLLISILIVAASAGSFYDDMDISFGGERAKILNGGQDLSLSLDQYSGSGFQSKHEYLFGRFDMQLKLVPGNSAGTVTTFYLSSQGAGHDEIDFEFLGNSTGNPYTIHTNVYSQGKGNKEQQFHLWFDPTAAFHTYTIVWNSLRIIFLIDNIPVRVFTNNDAAGVPFPKSQPMRVYASLWNADDWATQGGRVKTDWTNAPFTALYRKFNANAKKVGPNSSWSTQGLDAAGRNRIRWVQTKHMIYNYCNDRKRFPNGISAECKTSRFL, from the exons ATGGCAAAGTCGAACTCTAATCTTTGTGCAGTTGTTCTTTTAATATCAATTCTAATAGTAGCAGCATCAGCAGGGAGTTTTTACGATGACATGGACATCAGTTTTGGGGGTGAACGTGCTAAAATTCTGAATGGAGGTCAGGATCTTTCACTTTCACTCGACCAATACTCTGGATCGGGTTTCCAGTCGAAGCACGAGTACCTGTTTGGAAGGTTCGACATGCAACTCAAACTAGTACCAGGCAATTCTGCTGGCACCGTCACCACATTCTAC TTGTCATCACAAGGTGCGGGTCACGATGAGATCGACTTCGAGTTCTTGGGCAACTCCACGGGAAACCCTTACACAATTCACACCAATGTGTATTCACAAGGGAAAGGAAACAAAGAACAGCAGTTCCACCTTTGGTTTGACCCTACCGCAGCCTTCCACACCTATACCATCGTATGGAACAGTCTAAGAATTAT TTTCTTGATAGATAACATACCAGTAAGGGTGTTCACTAACAATGATGCTGCTGGAGTCCCATTTCCCAAGAGCCAACCCATGAGGGTTTATGCCAGCCTGTGGAACGCGGATGACTGGGCAACCCAAGGTGGGCGTGTGAAGACCGACTGGACTAATGCGCCTTTCACCGCGTTATACAGGAAATTCAATGCCAATGCCAAAAAAGTTGGTCCCAATTCA TCATGGAGTACCCAAGGACTTGATGCAGCTGGCCGAAATAGGATCCGATGGGTGCAAACCAAGCACATGATCTACAACTACTGCAACGACCGCAAACGGTTTcccaatggtatttcagcggaatGCAAGACCTCTAGATTCCTTTAA